AACTTGGCAAAGTCGGCGGCGCTGCTGCCGACCGGCGTCAGGCCCAGCTTGGCGAGCTTCTCGCGGGTATCGGGACGCGCCAGCGCCTTTTGCACGAGTTCCTGCAGCTTGGCCACGACTTCGGGGCTGGCGTTGGCAGGCAGGAAGAAGCCGTTCCACTCGACCACGTTGAAGTTCTTGATGCCGGCTTCGCCCACGGTCGCCACGTTGGGCAGTTCAGGCATGCGCTGCGTCGACGAGACCGCCAGCGCCTTCAGCTTGCCGCCGGTGACGTAGTTCAGGCTGGACGCGGCGTTGGCGAAGTAGACGTCGACCTGACCGCCCATGACGTCGACGATGGCCGGCGCGCCGCCCTTGTAGGGCACGTGCACCATATCCAGGCCCGCATCCTTCTTGAGCAGCTCGGCAGCCATCTGCGCCAGGCTGCCCGGTCCGTAGGACGCGAACGTCAGGCGGCCGGGCTTGGCGCGCGCGGCATCAATGAAGTCCTGCAGGTTGTTGAAGCTGGAACCGGGCGCGGCCACCAGAATGTTGGGCACGCTGACGGCCTGCGAGACCGGAACGAAGTCCTTCTTGGCGTCATAGGGCAGCTTGCGCAGCACCGGATTGATCGAGAAGGACGACGCGTCGTACAGCACCGTGTAGCCATCGGGCTTGGCCCGCGCCACGAACGCCGCGCCGATGGAGCCGCTGGCGCCGCCCTTGTTCTCGATCACCACGCTCTGACCGGCGACTTCGCCCATGCCTTGCGCGATGATGCGCGCGGCGTTGTCCGCGCCGCCACCGGCGGAATACGGCACCACCACGGTGATGGGCTGCTCGGGGTAGCCGGCGGCGTGTGCGCTGCCAAACGTGGCGGCCAGGCCGATGGCGGCGGCCAGCGGGCGAATTGCGGCCAGGGCCGTGCGACGGGTTTTCTTCATGTGTGCTCCTCGGGTCTCCCCTGCGGGGATGTTCGATCGGTCAAGGGTCGTGGCGCGAGCCGTCGTCAGACGGTCGCGATGGGGTTGACCGGCGCGCCGACCAGACCGGGCACGTACATGGGCGCCGCGGTCAGGAAAAAGGCATGCCGGCCGTGCTGGCGCAACCATTGCGCCAGCGGGGTCAGGTGCCAGAGCTCGCCCAAGGGCAGGCCCAGCTTGAAAAGACATTGCTCGTGCAGGGGCAGCAGCGGCCCCTTGCCCGTGTCCAGGTGATGGTTGCGCAGTTCGACCGCGTGGTTGTCGGCGGCGATGGCCGCGATCCGGCTGTCCTTGATCCACGCCAAGAGGTCCGCATCGCCGCCGTCCAGCACGCAGCAGCTCGTCTTGAGCCGCTCCTGCTCGTCGTCGCCCAGCGTCAGCGCCAGGTCGGCCAACCCAGTGTGCAGGCACAGCACATCCCCCGGCCGGACTTCCACGCCATCGGCGCGCATGACGTCCATCAGCTCGCGGTAGGACACCTTGCGCTGCGCATCGCCGAAATGGGCGCGCAGGTCCACCATGACGCCGCGCCCCTGAATGCCGTGGCGCGCCATGGGCGCGATGGACAGGTCGCGGGTGCCGGTAAAGCCTTCGGTAGCGGGCTCGCTGACGGCGAAGCCGTTGTAGCCGGTGGGCTGCGGCTGGCCGGTGCCCTGCGCGTCGTACATCGAGCCCACATGGCCCAGCGCGTCCCATTGCGTGGAGTACTGAGGCGACAGCGTGACGCGGTCGTCGCTGATGACGTCGGTGGCGCCGGGCACGTCGCGGTCCAGTGGATAGCGGTAGACGGGCACGCCGTTCTTTTCGGCGGGCTGGATCACCGGACCCTTGCGGCGCGGGTTGAGCACCGGCGCGCGCGGCACGGTCAGCGGCAGGCTGAGCGAAAACGACATCCCGGTGCGGATTTCAGCAACCGCGGCCAGACGCGCCTGCACGTCCAGGTG
The DNA window shown above is from Achromobacter spanius and carries:
- a CDS encoding Bug family tripartite tricarboxylate transporter substrate binding protein; the protein is MKKTRRTALAAIRPLAAAIGLAATFGSAHAAGYPEQPITVVVPYSAGGGADNAARIIAQGMGEVAGQSVVIENKGGASGSIGAAFVARAKPDGYTVLYDASSFSINPVLRKLPYDAKKDFVPVSQAVSVPNILVAAPGSSFNNLQDFIDAARAKPGRLTFASYGPGSLAQMAAELLKKDAGLDMVHVPYKGGAPAIVDVMGGQVDVYFANAASSLNYVTGGKLKALAVSSTQRMPELPNVATVGEAGIKNFNVVEWNGFFLPANASPEVVAKLQELVQKALARPDTREKLAKLGLTPVGSSAADFAKFVDAEQTRWAEVVKTNNIQVN
- a CDS encoding cyclase family protein, with amino-acid sequence MDQAQRYVRRPDGSNWGDFGHDDQLGTLNHLDVQARLAAVAEIRTGMSFSLSLPLTVPRAPVLNPRRKGPVIQPAEKNGVPVYRYPLDRDVPGATDVISDDRVTLSPQYSTQWDALGHVGSMYDAQGTGQPQPTGYNGFAVSEPATEGFTGTRDLSIAPMARHGIQGRGVMVDLRAHFGDAQRKVSYRELMDVMRADGVEVRPGDVLCLHTGLADLALTLGDDEQERLKTSCCVLDGGDADLLAWIKDSRIAAIAADNHAVELRNHHLDTGKGPLLPLHEQCLFKLGLPLGELWHLTPLAQWLRQHGRHAFFLTAAPMYVPGLVGAPVNPIATV